The window ATACAATTGAAATGGTCAAAACACTAGTCAAggatatatgttaattataacaaaataaaatgtcatCGACTTCAAGTGATGTCTAAAGAGAAGTATAGAAAATGTCCAGAGACTGTGTAACGTGATTAATATCtccaaaaatactattttaaagaTGATAGAGTGGTCCAAATGACAATTCTTCTTACCAAACAGGTACgtccttttttctcttctgcATGGGTTTGCAGTCCAGAAACACAGGCACGGATgaattgtcttttgttttcaatGCTTTCAAGCAGAAGTCCGTCAAGAAGATCTTTTAGGAGTCTGTTGCAATCATTTATAAGCTTCGTCTTTTGCACTATCAAGCCACGGATTACAATGAGGGCCTCCAGAACATGAGACAGCAAATTGTCTCTCATGAATCTGCCACACTCAAAACATTAGACACGTCTGAAGAAGTCAATGTAAGATCAATAGATTTAATGATGAGAAAATTACCTGGAACGAATATTTGGAACCTCTAAGAACTTTCCAAGGAGTTCTAAGAGCTTGTGGAGGGTAAATCCCTGTGAAATGTCTATCTGAAGACTCCTTTCTAGAGATTCAATGTTTCCCACCTCTTGCGAGATCAATTTGCAGATTGTTGTCAGACAGCCCCGAACAGTTAAGAATAAAAGTGCATCTTGTGTCTCTATCATTTTGAAGAGCAGTTCAAAGTATTCTGCGCTGCTTTCACCCGCTGCAAGCGTAGCGGGAAGCAAGCCTATCAGCAAATTGATCAGCCTGTAGCGCCTAGGTGAGCTTTGGGCAGAGAGTAAACTAATCAGTGTGCACATCTCGGACCTGATAGATTGAGAACATGCACTAAGAATAAGCTCTGTGACCCAAGATCCGAGCTCAAATGACTGCAAACCACCTTTAGATGTCCTGCTAGAGCGTCGCTTCCACCTAAGTGAATATTTAAGTGCCAGGAAATCTGATCTGTGGGTTCTAGACTTTTGGTTAGCACTTCTAATTGACTGAGAGGCTTTGTATTGCCTCCTCACAAAGTCGATATATGACGCCCCTTTCTCCCATTCCAAATAACTCACAAGCTGAATATCTCGCGTCTTCTGAGACATATCCGAGCTATTTTCTTCACTCTCTGACGAATACTTTATGATGCCAGCAGCATTCTCATCCTTTCCTTGNNNNNNNNNNNNNNNNNNNNNNNNNNNNNNNNNNNNNNNNNNNNNNNNNNNNNNNNNNNNAATGTCTTCTCAAAGAAATCAAGGGGAAACTCCGGCTTTGCACCCGCATAGGCTTTGTTGTTTAGTATCTTAGAACCCAATTTTTTAACCTTTTCAGCTGTGAAATTTGAGTCAGCATCAACTCCACTCCGAGCATGAGAATAAATCTGAAGGCTGCCATCATCATGCAGAACAAGACAGTGAATATTGTCTTTTGACAAAGGTTTGTAAGCTGTTATTCCGACCATAGGGGAAGATGATCCAGTCGGATGACGGAGATTCTGTGCAAATACCCCATCCCCCCTCAAGGACACAGCTAAGGCAGCATTGGAATTCACACTGgaaaagcaaataaacaatCCACTGCCAGCCAACAACTCTCTCCAACGATGCAATCCCGCCACCTTCTGCTTACAATCTGAGTCTTCCTCAAACAGGCCAGATGTCTCAGTTAAGGATGTTGCGTCTGAGCTGAGTCGACCCATAAAAGAACTTCCGTTATGATAAGATATGAAAATCAGTCGATATGTTGAAGAGAAATAGACAGATGCACCCTTTCCGGTAACATCCTTTCCCGTAATTTGAACGATTTCCTTAAGTGGTGTTGCACCTGCATTACCGCCCCAAGATAGTTCAAACCTGTACAAATTCCCTTGTTCTGAAAGAACAAGAAGGAAAACCCTCCCACGAGCAGCAACAAAAAGGGTAGCATCCACAATCATGTCATTTGGCAAGGTGAAGTACTGTGTTGGACTGATGCTATCCTGGGATAGATCATAAATCTTCACGAATTTATTTGTAACAACCATTAACTGAACTTGTGAAGCCGGAACCCATTCTATACGCCTGATGTATGCACCCTGCAGGGCAAGCTCAACAGCAAGCCTGTCGATGACTTCACCTCGATGATTTAACGTAAGTATCTGGCAATCTTCAAGGCCTGCAACAGCAAGATAATTCTCCACAACTGGGTTGAATGCCAGATGAACAATCTCAAAACGAACAATATTCCTGGAAAGTGGTTTAACATTGGCCTTGTCTGCATTTATGGGTGCAATTGTGGCTTGTCCTATTAGCTGTCCAACATCAAATATAGCAACTTTATCACCTTCTCCAACTGCAAGGCGACCCCGAACACTAACACTCAGGAGAGACTTGACAAGGGAACCATTGGCTAAAAGAGATTTAAGGTCCTTTGAATTAGCATAATCAGCCTTTATTTTTAAGTCCAGTGACCCACTTTTATATGCTTTTTTCAGCTGCAAAAGATCTGTGTCAAACGAAAGAACCTTTTCTTTCCCGAGATTGACCTGCTTATCTTTCGAAAGGCCAGAGTCTCTTTTGCTAGTGATAGACggaagcaaagaagagaaaagctcCAGCACTCGGTCCTCTATGCCGAGCTCTTCTAGTAGCAGTGACATCTTATATTGAGTTTCTTTAGGGATAGATAACACAACGTGGTTTTCCTCCCCGAGACCATCTTCTTCCACATCTGAATCGCTTTCTGCAAGCTGCTCTGCATCCTCAGACAAGGGTAAAAAGGATTGGAAATTATTTGTACCACGAGCTGGAGCGCTTCCAATGTCATTAAATTTGCGTGGCTTCAAGCACTGACAGCTGCTTCCCCTAACACCCCCAGCTCCACAGTCACAGAAAAAACGACTCGATCGTGAATAGACAACACGGTGACCCCGGTGGCAAACTTTTGCGCAAACAGAACAGCAACCTTTGGACACAGTAAGGTCACATGTGTAACAAAAATACCAATGTTGTTCCATGAAATTACTGCCACTGGAAGTAAAAGTGCAGACTTTTGAGGCAAGGTACCTCTCACTGTtggcatcttcttcatcttccttgtCTAAGCTGGCCATTTCACCATCAGATgttccatcatcttcatcttcatcgacaGAAGTGACATCGCATTCAAGTGATATTGAGCTTCCTTCCTGATCCACAGGGAGAGCCAATGTGTCAGATTTTTTCGCGGTTCCTGAAAGTTTTGGAACCAATGGACCTGTTGCAGTATTCTTATTGCTTGTCAAGGACTGCCAACATGAACTCTCTCCATGACTTGGAGAACGGTTGCTCAATAAGGTGCCTATCACACCAAAAAGAAACTTCAAACCAGGAAGCAACTTCTCATCAGCAGCAAGCTTCTGCATCAGCATTATAGTTCTCTTTAAAACCATCTTCATCAGGTTGTCTTCCCTTGCAAGTTGAAGAACAAAGTTAAAATATGACATAGCCATATGGGTATCAAACGAGAGAAATGCGGTATCGAGGGAGATCAGCATGGCCTCGAATAAATGATTCTGTAACTCTCTGGTCTGTAGGTCGTCAGTAGATGACACAAgacaattaataaaattcattgCTGCCTCtctgaaagaaagagaattcCCTTTTGCAGTCTTTTTCCCATCTATTTCCTCAATGAAGGAACCCAACAGTCTTCTCTCCAGCCACCCGGATAAAGTTATCAAATCCATGTCAATGAAATTTTGCTGTACTTTTCTCCTGAGATCAGTAGATGGAGCCACAGACAAGAGGTCAACAAGGAAGTTGAGTACTTTTATGTTAACCGGTTCCAAGGAACAGTAGTCCAATGAGtcaataaaaacagagagatctCCACGTTGCAACTGATAGAATTCCCTGGTAGGCTCAGAGACTGCATCTACACCaagataaaatttgaaaatatccgATTTCGAAGAATCCTTGCTTAGACTATCCATAACATCTACAATCTTGGTAATCACCCCTTCAAGCACATGGCTTCTATCTATCTGCTCAGCACAGATATCTCTTACAAACCCCTCCATGTCTTTCATCAGGAACAACTCCGTCAAATCTGGAAGCTGCAACGCTGCACATATATATTGACGGATTTCCTCACATTTCCCATGAAAATTTTCGAATACCTGATCAAACTTAATAATCATGATAGAATCAAGTATCTGATGAAGTACACAAGTATCTACCCCAAACTTCTCCTTTGAGTTGCCCAGCTTGAGTAAGCCATCTATTGTCAGCACAATGCATCTTATGCTTAGAATACATGAAAGAAGAATCGCACTGGAAGTTTGAAGACTAGTGGGAAACCCATGTACCATAAATTCCCAAAACACTTTCCATAAAACACCCGAACCTCTTCCATCACCCAGAGCATCCAGTTTCGACAGATAAAAAATGCATTGAAGATGGAGAGAATTGTCACCAATCTTCACATATTCACCTTGGAGACTTTTGCCAAATTGAGTATGCTTGAGAAGTAGCAGAGAAGGCGAACTATGACCATGATGATTCCAAGCGCTAAAAGTTGCAAGGAAAGCTTTCTTATACACTCGTAAATATTTGCTAACCAATGATGAAAGCATTCTCAGCAGTTCTGTAATATCACCAGTCTCCATCAAGTAAGAGACTACACCTTCTGCAGCAGCAAAATAATTGGCGTCAATAGATGCGCACTCCCTCCAGAATGGATCGATTTCTGAACATGAATTGTTCTTGCAATAACCCCAGACACCACCATCAAGAAAGTACAACAGAAGGGAGAGCCAGGATCCTCCGCGAATAAAGTCCCAACCCAAATCCTCAACCACCTGCTCAGGTGCTGCCTGGAGCTGACTTAAAACACCGATCAGAATGTTTCTCAACTCTATATTCTTACCAGCAACATTGATGTCCCCAACAAGCAAATGACTGGTACAGATGAGATCCACAGAGCTAGATATGTCCAATTCCTGGTAATTAAAATGCAAGGAAGGCTGACTATCCAATGCACAGTTGATACGAGCAATATCCCAAGAAAGTAAGAAAATGTATCTTTCCACTAATAGGTCTTCCACTTTTCCTGCCTTTTTTCCCTTCCACAACCCCAAAACCCGGGACAAACTAGCAGATAAATCTCCATAATTCAAGTTTAGAGTTTTGGCAGCAGATACATCATTCTGAAATGTAGGAGGATGTGGGGAAAAGTCAATCATTTGACTCATCAGATGGCTGACGGACTCCTCTTCAGCCCATGAATCAGTTATGCCCCTTGCTACAACAGACGCCCAAGAAGATAAATGATCACCAATGGTTACATGCAAATTACCTCCACAGCTACGAACTTCCCTCAGTTTAGACCTTAGATCTAGCATCAATGATATTGGGCATGTGTTTGGATGTAACAACATATGTTGCAACAGCACTAACAACCTAGATATCAGCATTGCCCAGCTGGACAGCTGGGGACCATCACATATTCCTGACGGGGTATCAACTTTATGCAGACACGAAGCAACGAGATTTGAGAACTTtgccttttcttcttcacttgatagATGGAAAGCCATAAGAAGAATCTCAATATGGAAAGCAGAGGGAAGACATGCAGTCAACTCCTTGAGACTCAAAGCTTCAGCACATATACTTCTTGCTCTCTCGGCAATAAAATTAGCAAAACCATCATAAATTTTGGCTCTCAGCTGTGCCCCAGCCAATCCCGGCCTGCAAAGAAGAGTGTGAGCCAACAGCGCCAGAGTCTTATCATTATAGCTGAAGTCAGTATTTTCAACAACAAGGATTTGCTGAAAAAGGTAGGACTCAAGAGAATCGGACAGAGCACGACTTCTCAGGAGATTGAGTAACAGCTCAAAGGCAACGTGTCCAGGTTTCCCCTCATCTTGGAGCATGCAACCACCATCAGAAGCCTTGTCTTCAATACTACAGCCTACTATATTGAGCAGGATATCAATGTGACTAGTGTCAAGCTTTTTACATCCATCTTCGTATATACTAGGAACCCATTCTTGACATAAAATGCACGTTCTAAGAAAATTCAATAGTTCCCTAGCGGCTTGCAATGGTAAATTGCTGCTAACGGAAACAGGTGGTTGATCATTTGGTTCTATGGAACACAGAGAACGGCTACCCTCAGAAAACAAGTTCCCAAACAGGGCTTCATCGTCATGAGAAATTTGGCTTTCGACTTCCGCAAAACTGTTGGATCTTAAACTGGAATACGTCCTCTCCACTTTTGGACGTAATTTTACACCTTCGCGATGGAGGAAATAAACAAGATGGAAGCAGTCATCCATCCATTGACTTGATGAAGGAAATATCACTCTCATTATATCTTCGACCGTGAAGCACTTGAGCAACGGGATCCTTTCCTGGCGCAGATGGAGATAAACAGAATCAACAGAAGGATTGGTATTGTCATAGGTGACTTCTGACTCTAAAATCCTCAAATCTTGGATATGGTATGGTTGTCTCTTGAGATCTTGAATGAGTTTCAATGTGTAGATGACAGACCGAGGGAAGTAAGCAAGTGGAGGGGACAAATTACAAGAGGACGCATCATATCTCCACACTGAGGCAT is drawn from Camelina sativa cultivar DH55 chromosome 1, Cs, whole genome shotgun sequence and contains these coding sequences:
- the LOC104746011 gene encoding auxin transport protein BIG-like → MADDLANLCRFLFDDTAFPSLSSSASSDLFSRRLRSDDSIKRGLRSFYLLLRWGIAPIGGDDADDDSSGNSKLRFQTWSDSQVQSLVSISQAILLLSRSLLVDQLEPIVLGVIQEVMEFSLSFLEKSNFRQNDLKIQINMEVLLEIASFDASEKQYDILPAVSPVEVAQLWPAFSGEYDNMESYSLVKCTFQGGRCSNEEKPVDRLLITLMSECIESDVQAQSLVKPSFQQDCRNLNPLTRHLAVVHLGCVFRLIMVCKELVQLPSVLDEKTVDQGFLDKLSFCLRILKLLGILSKDVQSIENDGSLLQAVASFTDAFPKLFKVFSEFANHTATEGNIESLSLALVEGFLNLIQLIFGKSSVFQNVQACVSASILNNLDASVWRYDASSCNLSPPLAYFPRSVIYTLKLIQDLKRQPYHIQDLRILESEVTYDNTNPSVDSVYLHLRQERIPLLKCFTVEDIMRVIFPSSSQWMDDCFHLVYFLHREGVKLRPKVERTYSSLRSNSFAEVESQISHDDEALFGNLFSEGSRSLCSIEPNDQPPVSVSSNLPLQAARELLNFLRTCILCQEWVPSIYEDGCKKLDTSHIDILLNIVGCSIEDKASDGGCMLQDEGKPGHVAFELLLNLLRSRALSDSLESYLFQQILVVENTDFSYNDKTLALLAHTLLCRPGLAGAQLRAKIYDGFANFIAERARSICAEALSLKELTACLPSAFHIEILLMAFHLSSEEEKAKFSNLVASCLHKVDTPSGICDGPQLSSWAMLISRLLVLLQHMLLHPNTCPISLMLDLRSKLREVRSCGGNLHVTIGDHLSSWASVVARGITDSWAEEESVSHLMSQMIDFSPHPPTFQNDVSAAKTLNLNYGDLSASLSRVLGLWKGKKAGKVEDLLVERYIFLLSWDIARINCALDSQPSLHFNYQELDISSSVDLICTSHLLVGDINVAGKNIELRNILIGVLSQLQAAPEQVVEDLGWDFIRGGSWLSLLLYFLDGGVWGYCKNNSCSEIDPFWRECASIDANYFAAAEGVVSYLMETGDITELLRMLSSLVSKYLRVYKKAFLATFSAWNHHGHSSPSLLLLKHTQFGKSLQGEYVKIGDNSLHLQCIFYLSKLDALGDGRGSGVLWKVFWEFMVHGFPTSLQTSSAILLSCILSIRCIVLTIDGLLKLGNSKEKFGVDTCVLHQILDSIMIIKFDQVFENFHGKCEEIRQYICAALQLPDLTELFLMKDMEGFVRDICAEQIDRSHVLEGVITKIVDVMDSLSKDSSKSDIFKFYLGVDAVSEPTREFYQLQRGDLSVFIDSLDYCSLEPVNIKVLNFLVDLLSVAPSTDLRRKVQQNFIDMDLITLSGWLERRLLGSFIEEIDGKKTAKGNSLSFREAAMNFINCLVSSTDDLQTRELQNHLFEAMLISLDTAFLSFDTHMAMSYFNFVLQLAREDNLMKMVLKRTIMLMQKLAADEKLLPGLKFLFGVIGTLLSNRSPSHGESSCWQSLTSNKNTATGPLVPKLSGTAKKSDTLALPVDQEGSSISLECDVTSVDEDEDDGTSDGEMASLDKEDEEDANSERYLASKVCTFTSSGSNFMEQHWYFCYTCDLTVSKGCCSVCAKVCHRGHRVVYSRSSRFFCDCGAGGVRGSSCQCLKPRKFNDIGSAPARGTNNFQSFLPLSEDAEQLAESDSDVEEDGLGEENHVVLSIPKETQYKMSLLLEELGIEDRVLELFSSLLPSITSKRDSGLSKDKQVNLGKEKVLSFDTDLLQLKKAYKSGSLDLKIKADYANSKDLKSLLANGSLVKSLLSVSVRGRLAVGEGDKVAIFDVGQLIGQATIAPINADKANVKPLSRNIVRFEIVHLAFNPVVENYLAVAGLEDCQILTLNHRGEVIDRLAVELALQGAYIRRIEWVPASQVQLMVVTNKFVKIYDLSQDSISPTQYFTLPNDMIVDATLFVAARGRVFLLVLSEQGNLYRFELSWGGNAGATPLKEIVQITGKDVTGKGASVYFSSTYRLIFISYHNGSSFMGRLSSDATSLTETSGLFEEDSDCKQKVAGLHRWRELLAGSGLFICFSSVNSNAALAVSLRGDGVFAQNLRHPTGSSSPMVGITAYKPLSKDNIHCLVLHDDGSLQIYSHARSGVDADSNFTAEKVKKLGSKILNNKAYAGAKPEFPLDFFEKRKDENAAGIIKYSSESEENSSDMSQKTRDIQLVSYLEWEKGASYIDFVRRQYKASQSIRSANQKSRTHRSDFLALKYSLRWKRRSSRTSKGGLQSFELGSWVTELILSACSQSIRSEMCTLISLLSAQSSPRRYRLINLLIGLLPATLAAGESSAEYFELLFKMIETQDALLFLTVRGCLTTICKLISQEVGNIESLERSLQIDISQGFTLHKLLELLGKFLEVPNIRSRFMRDNLLSHVLEALIVIRGLIVQKTKLINDCNRLLKDLLDGLLLESIENKRQFIRACVSGLQTHAEEKKGRTCLFILEQLCNLICPSKPEAVYMLILNKSHTQEEFIRGSMTKNPYSSAEIGPLMRDVKNKICQQLDLLGLLEDDYGMELLVAGNIISLDLSIAQVYELVWKKSNQSTTSLTNSALLASNSAPSRDFPPMTVTYRLQGLDGEATEPMIKELEEDREESQDPEIEFAIAGAVREYGGLEILLDMIKSLRDDFKSNQEEMVAVLDLLNHCCKIRENRRALLRLGALSVLLETARRAFSVDAMEPAEGILLIVESLTLEANESDSISATESALTVSNEETGTWEQAKKIVLMFLERLSHPSGLKKSNKQQRNTEMVARILPYLTYGEPAAMEALIEHFSPYLQNWSEFDQLQQRHEENPKDDSIAQQAAKQRFTVENFVRVSESLKTSSCGERLKDIVLENGIIAVAVKHIKEIFAVTGQAGFKSSKEWLSALKLPSVPLILSMLRGLSMGHLPTQTCIDQGGILILLHALEGVSGENEIGARAENLLDTLADKEGNGFLEVKVRALRDATKDEMRRRALRKREELLQGLGMRQELSSDGGERIVVSQPILEGFDDVEEEEDGLACMVCREGYKLRPTDLLGVYSYGKRVNLGVGNSGSARGECVYTTVSYFNIIHFQCHQEAKRADAALKTPKKEWEGAMLRNNESLCNSLFPVKGPSVPLAQYLRYVDQYWDNLSALGRADGSRLRLLTYDIVLMLARFATGASFSADCRGGGRDSNSRFLPFMFQMARHLLDQGGPMQRTNMAKSVSSYISSSSLSTATTPPSDSRPLTPGSQLSSSGTEETVQFMMVNSLLSESYESWLQHRRIFLQRGIYHTFMQHAHGRIASLAAESTSSGGKTQDAETLTGDELLSIVKPMLVYTGMIEQLQQFFKANKAKKQVHVEPNKKEGTLSGVELEPWEIVMKEKLLNVKEMVGFSKELISWLDEINSATDLQEAFDIVGVLADVLSGGVTQCDQFVRSAIDVGNGKG